In Xiphophorus maculatus strain JP 163 A chromosome 17, X_maculatus-5.0-male, whole genome shotgun sequence, the genomic stretch GGGCATCCACCAACCTACGGGCAGAGACAAAGCAAATATAATTCAACCTGAGTAAACAGTTGAGTCAATACAAGTTGGTCCTGCTTAGCCAGATATACGTCTACACAAACAGAAGCTAGCTCTGGAAATGTAGCTTACCACTCCATAGCCTCATCCAGGCCTGTTCCTTTGGTGGCTGAGGTCTTGAAGAtctgccacttcctgtctttgaGGGCAGGAAGGCCCAGAGCGTTGGCCACTTCAGTCGGCGTCATTGCCTGGTCCATGTCCTGTTTGTTGGCGAACACCACCAGAATGGCTTTCTTTAACTCTTCTTCCTGCAAACAATCACAGACAACACCTCATAACTACATAATGAGCTTTAACAGTGTGTCTGCGCATCCTTAAAGACTcttaaatatttgtataaaacaaacaaaaatgtcttgtttttttattaaaaaaagcaaattgggcttaaattttgtcatggcATCTCATGGGGGTTTTTTCTAACAGAATTTTTCAGTCAGGCAAAGGTTGGAATCATAAGCAGACATCTTTACTGTATTCTGTGACTCTAAACAGTTGATGCTACCGGTAATTATAAGCTAATACACCCTTgctagcttttctttttttcatctgtctTGGGTAAGTGCAAATATATTGTTAGTTTCCTGGATGGcgataattttttaatttacttgaattgtatgggggggaaaaaaattaagcttgGTACTATAAGGTTAAGAGTCATATGCAGGGTGAGAAGCAGCAAGCTGCTGCTTTGTGGCTGCTAAAAGCCACAAACAGGCCCCAGAAATGTCAGCTTTTTCtatgctttattaaaatataacagGATACCCTAACCACTCCCTAAATTTCATTCAACCTGgcattaaaaagtcttaaatttgacttacTAAAACCTGCAGCTACCCTCTTTATTGAAACTAACTGAAAACTATAACCGATATCAGCAAGAAATCCTGCTTTTCATCTCATCCTGTTAAGAATAAGGATTTGatgaatataaagaaaaaaatctattgtgTTGCAAAATGTTCTTACTTAACAAAAGTACAGAACCTTACAAAAGTATTacataatacaaaaaaactaaaggtgAGCTGGTTTGTTCAGTCTGGAGGAACTTGaacaattttagcaaaaataaaatgattgaaatgtTCAATTTGTGCGTTCTTGGCCTTTAATGTGAGAAATTTAAAGTGGTGCGGATACTTTTATAAGGCACTATAATTCTAATGGCAAAGATTTTGGGTAGCTCGTGGCTATGTTTACCTCCAACATGGCCACCAGCTCTGACTTGGAGATGCCCATCCTGTCACGGTCGCTGCTGTCGACCACATAGATCACAGCATCTGTGTTTGAATAATAGCACCGCCAGTAGGGTCTGGAGAGGAGAGAGATATTAGAGGGTGACAGAACTTGTTATtgatgggaaaaataaatatgaatcaaATGCAAAGCTTCATAATCTCTACTCTTCAACCACATGCATATTTCCAGTAGCTTCCCACATACCTGATGCTGGTCTGTCCTCCCAGATCCCACACCTGGAATTTCAGGTTCTTGTATGTGACTGTCTCAACATTGAAACCAATAGCTGCAGAGGGATGGAGAGGGAATGTAAGTTATCAGCGCTTTGTAATCTGACAGTGCTGCGCACACTGCGTTTCTAAAAATCAATTGCCTGGGAAAACTTCATCAGAAATAGATGGCTTAATGTCTAGCAGAACTAATTTACCTTCAGGGTGTCACATATAAGCGGAAATCATGACTGCGATGATATAACTATAAACCAGTAAAACATGACTCTCCAGCAATAGAAAATGCTTGCCACAGGGTCATTTATGAGTGTGTCCATTACAAGAATCAAAATTTGAACGCTAAATTTAGGCACAGGGACATAGGAAGGAGCAGTACACACTAGGAATCGTGGTGACCACTTCTCCAACCTGCAGCCTGTACAGAATGGTGGTTTTCCCTGCACCGTCCAAGCCCAGGATCAAAATCCTCATCTCCCTGGTGCCAAACAGGCCAGAAAAGAGACTGGAGAAGAAACCCCCtggagagaaaacacacagcacATACGGAACTTTGATGAATTCAGTTCTGAGTTAGctgacttatttatttttttaaacagttgaatacaattaaaaaaaaaatacatcagacGTATTTATCACGAATACAAgcccttttttaaaattgtttttccacaAGACTCCATCGTTCACGTTTATCGAGCTAGCGCAGGTTAACTCCCCGGTTGGTGACAGCTTTATGATTTTAAGACATAATGTCGTGCTTTATTACTCTCACTGAAAGCTTCTGGGTAGGAAGGCCAGAATATAAGCTAAACACCGCAAAGAAAACCCGTTAACATCAAAgcaacacaataaaatgaacacTATAAACAACTAgccattagcattagctaagCAGGCTGACATCAGCTGCACCTCGCGCTAAAGCACGGAAGCAGAACGAGAACGCAGATGTAGCTCTGTTGAATATGTTGTATGTATAATTTCCAATGTATGCTGttgaaaaatatctaatttagTAAAAGAACAACTGAATTACGGACCCATTTCGCCAAAATGTCGTTCCTCGAATTATCAATGTGCAGTTGTCAGGTTGGTTCCGTCTGGCTGACGTGTCGCTGGAAGACATCATCAACTCTCGCGTGGATTCGCTCGCAACAATCGTCACATACCCACAgcgacattttttattttatgtgaaataagcAAAACACTTTTCGagacaattaaaagaaaatacaatttcatcATAAAATAACTCGCATGCATtaccttttaaaacttttaaaattaaatttgtggGTGCGCGGCTTGGCGGAGAACGAATATTTTCATCGAAAGTGTGGCCAGAGAACAGAAGAATGATGCACCAACCGACCGTTGTTTAACGGGGTGCATTCAAGAAGTTAAACCGGAGTCGCGTTTCGAAATGTTCAATTCTGCAAGAGTGAGACGAAAAAAATAAGGCGGGTTTTGAATGCAGCTCGCATCAGGCGAAGGAGTTGCCCTCTCTAAACAGCATCCAAATTTATGATCACTGAAGATTAGAAAGGTTTCCCAGCTACGCGTGAAAAGTGGTGCGCGTTGTGCgaatttaaagcaaaatgcaACCTTGGTGAGCAGTTTGCAATAACTTTAATCTGCGGGGAACCCTCTGACTTGTGATTATCCACGGATGGACCTGGCGGCTGTCGCCTGAGATCATCGTTTACGATCGGCGGAGAGACCGACGCCGACGAGCAGGATGGTGGAGCGGTCGGACCGAGCCCCTCTGTTGGACTGGGAGGAAATCCCATCCGCGGAGAAACCCGGCGACGATGCCCCGGCGGCGACTCCCTCCGAGGAGCGACTGTCGAGCCCGTCCAACAGCCGCGGCACGGCGGGATGCTCGGGGTTTGGGTGGAGCAGCGGACCTGGGGGTCCCACTCCGCCCAGCAGGTCCGAAGCAGACGGCTGCAGCGCCCCGCCCGCGACCTCCAGCGCCCCGCCGGCGGCCCCGGAACGAGCGCTGCCGCCCGACGAGGAGGAGCATCTCTCGGATTCAGGGACGAGGGAGGCGTCGCTGGAGGACAGGATggtgaagtgggaggaaaaggACCAGATTGTGTCTGTCTTTGTAGTTACATTTAATACCAGAACAGGTGAGACAGCTAATATGTACAAATTGTTTTCAGGAAAGCATGAAATATTCTGAGTAAATTAAGGATTATGTGTCATTTAGAACCATCCTTTCCAGGCATGATGCCTAGAATAAAATAAGCGCCTGTCAGAACAAAGTCTGCAGATCATTCTCCCACAGGTGTGGCTTTTCCTGATCTCTCTCTCCAAGTTTAAAGACAAAGTCGAAAGTCACGACACATTTCCCTTGCCAGATCAGCGGGGGTTTGACCAAATGTCAGGATAAGTGATATAAATCAATCAGGCGTCTCCTTCAGCAGGAGGTAAcccatacatttttaataagggCTGTCTTGAAGATTGGCAGAGCCCTGGTGAATCACTTGCCAGATGGATTGCTTAGTCTGAGGGCAAATCAAACACAGAATCAATGGATGATAGAGAAAAGCTGCTCTGAATGGAGGACAGGAGATTTCCTGCAGGGTGGAGCTGGGCTCTTTTATGGTTTTGCGGCATGTGAGGCTGACATGACGAACAGGTTGCTACTGTCATGCTTGTTCAGTAAGAAGGAATCATTACTGCGCAATTACCACTGCATGTCGCAATCTTAGGtgagaaaaatgcaaataagaaGAGTGAAGAGTCAATATTCTAATGAACCTCCAGCCCACCAATGCCATGATGCTACAGCGTTTAACAATAACAATCAATGTACATCTAGaaaatcatttctttattgaaaaagcattatttttaacaaaagaaaaaaaaaaaatatatatatatatatatatatatatatatatatatatatatataatcacgGAGCCCAGATTTCTTCACAATAAAGACTTCCAAAAGCACTTTGATAGAATCAGATGAACCATTTGAAATCACACCTTAAAGTTGCAacttaccaaaaaaaaagagaagaagaaaaaataattaaagtattAACATTTAAGTAATGTTTCTGGGGCAAGAAATCTGAGAATTGTTTACTTTCCTTTAAAAGTCTAGGCTAGTTTTGTCTCAGTGTAACAGATGGTCCAGAATGACACTCTTTACATAAgaaagtctgatttttattatttagttatttatattAACAAAAGGCACCTGCTGTTGAGCTAAAACACTTGGCTCAGATTTCAGCTGAGTACAGAAAAGCAAATCAGAATAAAACTAAAGTGTATTGCAACagtatttctgctttttcacaATCTGTTGCTTGACAACAACAAAGTACCACACagtttattaggattttatacagtagaccaacacaaagaagtgcataattgtgaattggaaggaaaaggatacaCCTTTGCACATCTATTGATTCATAATTTTGCCTAGTCTTTTCAATTGTGACAATGATTTTCCAAGTCTCTCTGAGacttttatttggcttttattggatttattgctccatccatctttccctCAACTATAATTAGCTaccataaaattaaaacaaaatcttctaGTTGGATTCTGATCTAAAGATGCAAATTATTTCagcattattttattgttatataTGGGAAATATCTACTTTTAAGGGTTAAAATAGAGCCTAACAGTTGTTCTATTTGAAGCAGTGGATTTGAATTTAAGTATCAAAGTAAATGGAGCTGGAAAAAAtgtacaccacactttttagacatttttctttgtttttattttcttaaaaaaatgtgttgtgttcttccactttacaaatAAGGGCTGCTTTTTgttgtctatcacataaaaatacattaaaacattctGTAGTTTATggtggaagaaaatgtaaaaaaaaaaaaagtttgttgacAGACCAGCTCATATTCCTGCAGAAGGTTGTTTGACTGACACACGTGACTGAACGCAGTCAACTCGCTGAGTCACTTTCTCTGTCCGTCTGCACCTGTCAGGCCCGGTCTGCTCAGCCAGAGCTCACGACGACCTCCACGTCCCGTTTAGCTCCTGAATACTAATAAACCCGTCTGTTTCTGTCGTCTGCGTGTGACACAGGTAACATGTTGGAGTGGTGTCTACCCAAAGACATGGACCTGGAGGGAGTGGAGTTCAAAGCCATCGCCAGCGGCTCCCACCGAGTCAGCACCGACTTCATGTGAGTGGCTCTCTTTGCAGGCAAACAAACAGAGTAAGCCAGATTCAAATATTAGGATGCGGCCCCAGATCTCCTCCCCTCCCCACCCACCTCCCGTCCTGGTAAAGTGCTGCTGGTGCAGCCATCTGGCAAAGCCTTTGCTTCTCCCTGACTCACTGCCTCATCTTCCAACCCCGCATCTTTCCTCCGTCTGCAGCTACTTCCGGAAAGGCCGCTACTTTGGCCTCGCCTGCTTCGCCAACATGGCGGTGGAGAGCACTGAGGAGAGGGGGGCCCGGATGAAGTCGGTGGGGATCCTGTCTCCGTCCTACACGCTGCTCTACCGCTACATGAGCTTCCTGGAGCACCAGGTCAGGTAAGGAGGACCGTCTTTAACGGCAAACTCTCTGAAAGCAGCAGCTCCTGGCTTCAGCAAAAGTCTTACTTTACCTTCCTCTTTTGGTAGAGATCAACGTTGTGACACGGCTGTTGCACTGTCACGATTACATTAAAACTGCTGACTCACTTTCTAATTATGACGGAATTGTAAGCACAAACTCGTCTTTCACTTGGCCATGCTTGTAGGAGACACCTTgagtacacattcacacctgGAAACCCGAGCTGGTTTGCTCGCTGAAGAGTTGTGCTGagatcagctggggttaaaagTCTTAATGTAGGGCATTAGGGTGGCTTTAGTGTCTAGTCAAAGCATTCACACTATTAACTTCAGTGTgctttactgggattttatttgtcaGACCATCACCAGGCAGGTTACATTTATGATGTAGGAGGAGAATGGTGCTTCAGAGTTATTCACTAAAAACTGAGGTGTGCAATTATATCGAACTAAAACCCCTTTTTTCTaatcccatccatccatccattttcttacacccttgtccctagtggggtcgggaggtgctggtgcctatctccagctaacgttccaggcgagaggcggggtcaccctggacaggtcgccagtctgtcgcagattCCTTCAATTAAAACTGCGTGCCTATAGAAGTTGTACATTTTTTGAAGACAGAGGAACACATCAAATAAGTCAGGAATAAAGTGTTCTAGGACAATTATTAATCATGTTCTGGTCAGACAGTAAAAAAGGCTTCTAATGGTttaacatggtggtggtagcatcatttTCTGTTGGAAGTTGCAAAAGATTTGAGACTGGTGCAGAggttggtaaaaagtctactcaagcaCTGACtaattgatcaaattatcaatcatttaatatttaaaaattagatgGCCCAAAGTGGAAATgtagttggttttttttttacccctccagggggtcttttgtgggctctagtgtcccttatatgatagttggctgacaggaaagggggaaggagagggggaagacatgcggcagaaatgttactcaagtaaaaagtaaagtgtAGTAAAAGACActcctaaaataaatttttttcaaaaaaattaatcaagtaAAGGTACCGGTAATTGAGTAAACGTGACTAGTTGCTACCCAACTCTGAAATTAACTCCCGATAAATTGAGAGAAATCAAGTTTAAAGCTACCAGGAacccattttgtcacattccaaaaaaaaaagaaaaaagaaactaaaagacTTCATAGAACTGCATTTTGGAGCAATTACTGCTTTAAAGTCTCACCTCAGGGAAGCAGTAATATGAATTTATTGCAATTCATTCACTTTGTTGACAAAACCTTTTGAAGCCTGTCTATCATTTTAACTTCCATTTCACTAAAATGCATCATGTTACCTCATAAAATTCCAACAAAGTacattcaagtttgtggttgtaacgtgacaaagaAAATTACAAGATGCCTAAATACATTGGTACTTATACAAAGATTATAATAACATTTATGTCTTTCCTTGAattatttcagtctttttacattttgatctaGACAAAAGGGAATAAAAACCCCTTCAGACGACTTTCTACTTGTGCTTTCTTTAGACTCTCAATGCCAGACTCACACTTCCTTTTTTCAGTTGAACACACCGCTCTCTACACTTCAACTtctcttctctccctctctgtcttctTGCACAGTTCCCACACTGCGGCCTCCAGTCATGCAGCGCTCATGCTCATCATTCCCCCACATATCTCTCTCCAGATTCCCCCATCTGACGGCTGCTCCGGTAGTCGTCACTCCTTGTACAAAGAGCGTGCTGTTGGCTCACGGGGTGACTCAAACGTTCAGGAATTTCTCTGGTTTCTTCGCTCTTCCTGACAGTTGAGAGCTGAAATCCTGTTTTGCTCTTAGAGTAGTTATGGGGAAGTATGGCAACAGTCGGACGAAGGACAAGTAAAGGAACTTAGGTAACTGTTTGAAAACGTTTGGTGTGAGAGAGAACTACGCAAGACTGGTGCAAGGGCAGAGCATGTAGGAAACAGTGAGGCAGTGGTGAGGTGTGCGGTAAGGGCAACGGGCCGCTTCAAGGCGGGGCTTGGGATGCATCAAGGATCCCCCCCCTATATTTTAGTAGTCTGTCCAAGAAATGGCCAGAaaatttctttgtaaatgtaaatatctcagatctgttatttatttatttatttgtaaccATTTAAAGTAACTTAACTGctaaaataatttgacattaaCTATGAAGCTGCAATAACAGTAATGTTTtcagtc encodes the following:
- the arl1 gene encoding ADP-ribosylation factor-like protein 1; this encodes MGGFFSSLFSGLFGTREMRILILGLDGAGKTTILYRLQVGEVVTTIPTIGFNVETVTYKNLKFQVWDLGGQTSIRPYWRCYYSNTDAVIYVVDSSDRDRMGISKSELVAMLEEEELKKAILVVFANKQDMDQAMTPTEVANALGLPALKDRKWQIFKTSATKGTGLDEAMEWLVDALKSRQ